A window of the Labrus mixtus chromosome 8, fLabMix1.1, whole genome shotgun sequence genome harbors these coding sequences:
- the bpnt2 gene encoding inositol monophosphatase 3, with protein sequence MAPMGIRLSPLGVAVFCLLGVGVIYHLYSGVISSRLAAFRADSSFLVRQKRTVDLRDLLAVCVEAAVLGGKEVKTVREENNLNEKSKGETREGASEPLTLGDLQSHRKMFNLIKNTFPEITVNSEEHDNVVDKVTWSRDIPADILDKIEGGKEATPESITVWIDPLDATQEYTENLVKFVTTMVCVAVDGKPKIGVIHQPFSGFTAWALVGEGSNMRARSSYSISPPKVIVSRSHSGKVKSYIQDAFGNSTTVIPAGGAGYKVLSLLEMPISDATSTDQADVYIHITFIKKWDICAGAALLNALGGSMTTLKGEDIDYSDTPLNKGGLVASVGVDHKAVLERLPNWDPEKH encoded by the exons ATGGCTCCGATGGGCATCCGGCTGTCTCCGCTCGGTGTGGCGGTGTTCTGCCTGCTGGGAGTCGGTGTCATCTACCACCTGTACTCAGGAGTCATCTCCAGCCGCCTGGCTGCTTTCAGAGCAGACTCCTCTTTCCTCGTCAG ACAGAAGAGGACCGTGGACCTGAGGGACCTGCTGGCTGTCTGTGTGGAGGCTGCAGTATTAGGCGGTAaagag GTGAAGACTGTGCGTGAGGAAAACAACCTGAACGAGAAGTCGAAGGGCGAGACGAGGGAGGGAGCCAGCGAGCCTCTGACTTTGGGAGACCTGCAGTCCcacagaaaaatgttcaacctcATAAAGAACACATTCCCTGAAATCACG GTGAACAGTGAGGAGCATGACAACGTGGTGGATAAGGTGACCTGGAGTCGAGACATCCCAGCGGACATACTAGACAAGATAGAGGGCGGCAAGGAAGCTACTCCTGAGAGCATCACTGTGTGGATCGACCCTCTGGATGCTACGCAAGAGTATACAG AAAATCTGGTGAAGTTTGTGACTACAATGGTGTGTGTTGCTGTGGATGGTAAACCAAAGATTGGGGTGATACACCAGCCGTTCTCTGGgttcacag CCTGGGCACTTGTAGGTGAGGGGTCAAACATGCGTGCTCGGTCCTCCTACAGTATCAGCCCTCCAAAGGTGATCGTTTCACGCTCCCACTCTGGAAAAGTCAAAAGTTATATCCAGGATGCTTTTGGAAACAGCACCACGGTGATACCAGCTGGTGGAGCAG GATATAAGGTCCTGTCACTTCTGGAGATGCCTATAAGTGATGCAACTTCTACAGACCAGGCAGATGTTTACATCCACATCACCTTCATTAAGAAATGGGACATCTGTGCTGGTGCAGCACTCCTCAACGCACTGG GAGGCAGCATGACGACCCTAAAGGGAGAAGACATCGACTACAGTGATACACCTCTGAACAAAGGAGGACTCGTGGCCAGTGTCGGTGTGGACCATAAGGCTGTGCTGGAGAGATTACCAAACTGGGACCCTGAAAAGCACTGA